The nucleotide sequence CATCGTCAACCTCTCGTCGATCGGCGCCGCGCGCACGGGCGCCGGATCCGGCTACTACGGCGCCGTGAAGGCCGCCATCGAGCAGATGACCATGGCGCTGCGCACCGAGCTCGCGCCGCTCGGGATCGTCGCGACGGTCGTGGCGCCCGGATCCTTCCGCACCGACTTCTCCGGCCGCTCGCTCACGCAGTCGTCCACTGTGATCGACGACTACGCCGAGACCGCCGGCAAGCGCCGCAAGGAGAACGACACCACCGACGGCACGCAGCCGAACGATCCGGCGCTCGGCGCGAAGGTCCTCGTGGACGCGGTCGAGCAGGGCGCTCCCTTCTATCTCCTGCTCGGCGGCGACGCGGTCGAGATCGTCACGGGCGCGCTCGACGACCTGCGCGCCGACGTCGACGCGTGGGCGGAGCGCAGCCGGTCGACGGCGTACGACGCGAGCTGACGAGACGGGAGCGACACCGCATGACCGCATCCACCGCCCTCCTCGTGATCGATCTCCAGGTCGGGGTGCTGCCCGGCTGCCTCGACGCCGACGGGGTGGTGGCGCGCACTTCGTCGCTCGTCGGGCGCGCCCGCGCGAACGGGACCCCGGTGGTGTGGATCCAGGACCACCACGGCTTCGCGGTGGGCGACCCCGACTGGGCGCTCGTGCCGCCGCTCGCGCGGGCGGCCGGCGAGCCGCTCGTGCGGAAGGCGCATCGCGACTCCTTCGCCGACACCGACCTCGCCGAGGTGCTCGCGCGGCTCGGGACCACGCGGATCGTGGTCGCGGGCGCCCAGACCGACTACTGCGTGCGCACGACGCTGCAGAGCGCCGCCGCACGCGGGTTCGACGTGACGCTCGTCGGTGATGCGCACACCACGGCGGATGCGCTGCACGAGGGCGTCGCGATCGGCGCGGCGCAGATCGTGGCCCACACCGACCTCTACTTCGCGACGCTGCGGCACCCGGGGATCGTGTCGACCGTCGAGCTGCACGACACCGTGACGCTCTAGAGGTCCTGGGCCCCCGAGGGCTCCGGCGCGACGAAGACGCAGAACGGGTGGCCGGCGGGATCCCGCAGCACGTAGAGGGGCTCGTCCTCATCCGCCGACCGGTCCTGCAGCACCGCGGCGCCGAGCGCGACCGCCCGCGACCGCTGGCGCTCGAGGTCGGCGACGGATCCGACGGTGAGGTCGAGGTGCAGCATCTGCGGCGGCGATCCCTTGGGCCAGCGGGGCGCGGGCATGCCGGGCGCGAGCTGGAAGGCGAGGCGGCGGGATCCGTCGCCGTCGACGAGCACCAGCCAGTCGGGATCCGGCCCCGTCTCCTCGGGCGCGTCGCCCGGCCGGTACCGGAAGCCGAGGAGCTCGCGGTAGAACTCGGCGAGGCGACGCGGATCCGGCGCGTCGAGCACGGTCTGCAGCAGGCGCGGGCGGTCGGGCGAGGTGGTCATGACCCTGTCTACGCCGGCGGGGGCGGGGTGCCGTCCGCTGCAGGGCCGTCGCGCTTCGCCTTGGCAGGGCGCACGCCCATCACGAAGAAGGTGACGCCGAGGATCAGGAACGGCAGCCCGGCGACTCGCGTGTCGTCGAGGGTGAGTATCAGCACGAGGCCGAGCATCCCGAAGACGATGCCGAGCGCGATGTTCGGGTTCGAGTCGGCGGCGTCGTCGTCCTCCGCGGGCGGATCGACGGGGCCGCCGGGCGTCGTCGGATCGCTCATGCCCTCACGCTAGGCAGCAGGGCTGCCCGCCCGCGTCCGCCTCGTGGGGGACGCGGGCACGCGGCCGGGTTCAGGCCTGTCCGTGGCCGCCGCAGTAGTGGGAGATGCGGACGCCGACATGGCCGGGATCGTCGGCGCCGCCGCCGATGGTCCTGTAGCAGTGCGCCGCTCGCGCGGTCGTCTCCGTGACCGCGCCGTGGTGGGCGGGCGCGGCCTGCGCCGCGGAGACCGCGACGGGGGACAGCACGAGCGCGGCGGTGAGCGTGCCGAGGGCGAGCGCGGAGCGCGCGGCGGTGGAGCGTGTGCGGTTGATTGGCATGGGGATCCTGTTCTCTCGAAGGGTGTCGCCCGGGCTTCGCGGGCGTTCGAGGATCGATCCCCGTCTCCCGGTCGCGGACGCGGACGGATGCGCGAGGAATCTAGTGCGCGGCCCCGGCGCCCCGTAAGCGTGCCGCACAGGGGGTGTACACGCCGCAGACGTGCCCGGTCAGCGCCTCGCGCCCCGGCGACGCCACCGGACGACCGTGGACACCAGGAGCACGACCGCGCTCACGACCATCAGCAGGAGCCCGAGGGGACGCAGATCGTCGCGGGCGAGCGTCATGACGACGCCGATCGCGAAGAGGATCCCGAGCGCCGCATCCCGGGGACGGGTGAGGCTGCCGGTCGCGGCGCGGTCGCCGGGTCCCGTCGCATCGTCAATGCCCTCACGCTAGGCGCGGGCGCGCGCCGTCGCGTCCGCCGGATGGGGGATGCCGGTCAGATCCGCCCCTCCAGCTCCAGCAGCGTCGTCTTCGCGGCGAGCCCGCCGATGTAGCCGCCGAGCGTGCCGTCGGAGCGGAGGACGCGGTGGCAGGGGATCACCACGGGCAGCGGGTTGGTCGAGCACGCCGTGCCGACCGCGCGGGTGGCTGCCGGGCTGCCCGCGGTCTCGGCGACCTCGCGGTAGGTGCGGGTGGATCCGTACGGGATCTCCGGCAGCAGCCGCTGCACGCGGTCGCGGAAGCCGGTCGACAGGCGGCGATCCAGCGGCAGGTCGAACGCCCGGCGGCGGCCGGCGAAGTACTCGTCGAGCTCGCGCGCGGCCGCATCGAGGCGCTTGGGGGCGCGCAGGATCCGCGGGCCGAGCCGCCGCGCGAGGTCGCCGAGGACGGTGTCGTGGTCCTCGCGGGAGTAGGCGACGCGGATCAGGCCGCGCTCGGTGGCGGCGAGCAGCAGCGGGCCGACGGGGG is from Clavibacter sp. A6099 and encodes:
- a CDS encoding isochorismatase family protein; this translates as MTASTALLVIDLQVGVLPGCLDADGVVARTSSLVGRARANGTPVVWIQDHHGFAVGDPDWALVPPLARAAGEPLVRKAHRDSFADTDLAEVLARLGTTRIVVAGAQTDYCVRTTLQSAAARGFDVTLVGDAHTTADALHEGVAIGAAQIVAHTDLYFATLRHPGIVSTVELHDTVTL
- a CDS encoding oxidoreductase — encoded protein: MTTWLITGCSTGLGRAFAVEALERGHDVVVTARDAANVQDLADTYPEHALALDLDVTDQAQVSLAVDEATSRFGGVDVLVNNAGYGYRAAVEEGDDEDVARLFDTQFHGSVRMIKAVLPGMRERRSGTIVNLSSIGAARTGAGSGYYGAVKAAIEQMTMALRTELAPLGIVATVVAPGSFRTDFSGRSLTQSSTVIDDYAETAGKRRKENDTTDGTQPNDPALGAKVLVDAVEQGAPFYLLLGGDAVEIVTGALDDLRADVDAWAERSRSTAYDAS
- a CDS encoding VOC family protein, giving the protein MTTSPDRPRLLQTVLDAPDPRRLAEFYRELLGFRYRPGDAPEETGPDPDWLVLVDGDGSRRLAFQLAPGMPAPRWPKGSPPQMLHLDLTVGSVADLERQRSRAVALGAAVLQDRSADEDEPLYVLRDPAGHPFCVFVAPEPSGAQDL
- a CDS encoding methylated-DNA--[protein]-cysteine S-methyltransferase, coding for MTDPDDTAPFLDADALEAADPTAPALDALRLRLADRAEADGALDVGFTTIDSPVGPLLLAATERGLIRVAYSREDHDTVLGDLARRLGPRILRAPKRLDAAARELDEYFAGRRRAFDLPLDRRLSTGFRDRVQRLLPEIPYGSTRTYREVAETAGSPAATRAVGTACSTNPLPVVIPCHRVLRSDGTLGGYIGGLAAKTTLLELEGRI